The following DNA comes from Bdellovibrionales bacterium.
AGCCATCCCCGCGAGATCGAATTAATATACTGACTGTCAGAGGAACCATACTGTTGGTATGTGAGTTCTCCCGAGTGCGCATGCATCATACGACCCTTCATCGGAATGGCTTCCTTGCGAATGTCCTGCTCGAGCTCCAAAAGCGACAGCGCGTGCAGTCCGCGAGTCGATATCGCCAAATTGATGGAGCGTCCCTCACCCACCGCACCCAATTGCTTGAGCCGTTCTCGAGGATCCTTTCGTCTCTCATACACATCGACCTGAAAACCTCGCCGCGCGAGAAACAGCGCCAGGAGCGAACCGACTAAACCAGCGCCACAAATCGTAACTTTATTTTTTTGCATAGAGCTCAAGCCTTTCTACAAAGCGATAACAGTCCATATAGGAATTGTACAAACCTGTCGGAGCCACGCGAATGATATTGGGCTCTCGGAAGTCGCAGATGATGCCCGCATCCCGTAAATCTTTAACCATTTCGCGAGAAGAGTTTTTAATTTTTAGGGACAGCTGCGCCCCCCGCTGCTCTGGATCTTCGGGGGTGAAGATTTCTACAAATCCTTGGGGAAGTTGCGCTAGCAACTCCCACAAGAAGGTCGACATTTTTTTTGTTTTTGCGCGAATGTTGATGATGTCCGCACGATCAAACACATCTAAAGACGCCTTTAGTGCCGCTAATTGAAAAATCGGTGGATTACTGAGCTGCCAAGCTTCGGCGCTCGGAATCGGCGAAAACTGCGACGGCATCACGAAACGAGTTTTCTTATCGTGTCCCCACCAGCCCTCAAAGCGCGGGATCGAGGGATCGGTAAAATGACGTTGATGAATGTAGATTCCAGAAATGCCACCCGGTCCCGCATTGAGATACTTGTACGAGCACCAGGCCGCAAAATCCACATTCCAGGTGTGAAGCTTTAAATCAATATTTCCCGCCGCGTGAGCCAGATCTAATCCGTAGATCGCACCCACCTCATGAGTCTTTTGACCAATCTTTTCGATTTCGAAAAGTTGGCCTGTCAAATAATTCACTCCGCCCAACATCACTAACGCGAGAGAATCTTTGTTGTCCTCGATGGTCTGCAAGATATCTTCGGTGCGAATAATGCTTTCA
Coding sequences within:
- the kynU gene encoding kynureninase — encoded protein: MKSKALELDQQDPLYIYRDEFHFPKMANGDDYIYLCGNSLGLQPKRTQEAILQELKDWAMLGVEGHFEAKNPWLPYHETVTHSLAHLVGAKPEEVVAMNSLTVNLHILMASFYRPTKQRYKILIEGNAFPSDQYAVASQARFHSKTVGFDSSTAILEVFPRAGESIIRTEDILQTIEDNKDSLALVMLGGVNYLTGQLFEIEKIGQKTHEVGAIYGLDLAHAAGNIDLKLHTWNVDFAAWCSYKYLNAGPGGISGIYIHQRHFTDPSIPRFEGWWGHDKKTRFVMPSQFSPIPSAEAWQLSNPPIFQLAALKASLDVFDRADIINIRAKTKKMSTFLWELLAQLPQGFVEIFTPEDPEQRGAQLSLKIKNSSREMVKDLRDAGIICDFREPNIIRVAPTGLYNSYMDCYRFVERLELYAKK